The DNA sequence TTGTTCGTTTCCGTTTCGTTCGTTCGTAAGTTTCGTTTATGTAAATTCAAGTTGCGATAGTGAGAGCAACAGTCGTGAGAGCGTAATGTTAATTTCTCAAATCAATTTTACCGatgcatcaatttttttcccatAAGAGAAACACCGAtacgagtattttttttatttggtgGTTTTGTTTTGACGATCAGTCCAGCAAATCGATGATGGTGATCCGAGTGGAGTGTTCCGTGAACACGAGCGCACGAGCACGCGGGGCGACGATTGACCACCGCGATGAGAAATCGTGCAGGTGGGTGCAGATCGATGACGTGAATGGTCCCCCAGCGTTGAGAGGTGGTTGGTTGGTAGAAGTAAAGTGTGAGTGTGTTCATGTCGAAGAAGAGGCAGATAGAGATGAGAAGGGATGGCGGAGAAAACAAGAATACAATTAGAATGTACATACTGCCCCGCTTATTGGGTTTTTTGCTTTGTCTACGATATGCTCTTGTTATCGTTCAATCGGCTATCCGTAGAATAGAATTGTAATGCAATCCGCGCGGTCATGACGGCTCAGATTcgtaaaatacgaaaaataagaaaaaaaaaaaaaaaataaaaacaacccaattaaaaataataatcaaacaGACATCGAATCGACGTTAATTCGATTATCATTTCTCATTAGAAAGTAATGATTAATTAGCAGAATTATTTCACCAAAACACTTGCAATGAATATATTACTTGAAATTTATCAGTTATctcattttacgttttatatctataaaataCTTAGATCCAagtactttatataaaatatgtaataaattgtaCTGCACTTTATGATTAGAATTAATACGACATATTTGTATCAGCCTCATTAGTACATACGTAGCGAGAGCACACCGTTAATCTATGAACTAATGATACTAAACTACTCTATCctaatttacgaaatatcaACGTTCTGAAGAGAACGATATCTTTTTTACTAAAGAGAAGAGATATAAATGTcaggaaaatagaaaactgTCTAATGTCGCGCAAGATGGTGTTGTCATACATCGATCAAACATTCTAATATCGCGTCATCGGGAGACGTTATTTTCGCGCAAGTGATCGACCTTTACGAATAAATCACGGCTACGTAAAACACGTGGATACTAAACGCAAACTTAATTAGAATGGCCAAGATGACAATGTATTACCTGTCGCGGATAATTGGCTCGTACTGTTACTCTTCTTGCTGAGACCACCTTGATACTGCACCGCGCTTCCGCTGCTGCTGCCGCTTCCGCTTTTGCTTCCAGGCGAGCTCTTACGACCTCTTCTCGCTGCGTCTTCAACATTCAAACCAGGAATTGCGGTATCGCTGAAACTACCCGTGTCTGCGAAACAAAGATATGTATTTGTACACTAAAAGGCAGattatggcatttgctgcgacgagcggcgacggcggctgtcgtacgtgacttctccctctctcggccgccgaggaTGGTGGAGGTAACGGTAGGTGGCGTTACTCCTCAGTCCTCGATGACCGCCTGACCGGTGCTCCGCGAAACAATTTACGCGCGTGCTTCGTGCGaaattcgacgcacaccacgccaagatcGCGTACGCTAgtcgccgtcgcagcaccacgaacgtTATTCCTGACGGTGTGCACAGAATGAAAGAATGAAAAACTGTGAACCACATCTCTGTGAATTTTCGTACTGACGCtagtttgaaaaattaagtatgAAAGTTAGTTAACATgtagaaattttaaatctttttttgaattatacattttataatcctgtattaaaatataaggaAACTTAACCAATCTTTAATGACAGTAATTACATTggagtatttaaaattaaaaataaaaaaatgtgaaaatttttctctcaccTTTCTCGTCCTGTGGCACATCGGCGTTACTGAGACTTCTGGTGAACTGACTTCTTTTGTCGTCGTGTCCGTTGTCCGTGACCTGGCGTCTGGAAGAGGTTTTCTCGTACGAGCTCGACTGGCTGGTGTACTCGCTACTTTCAGGCATTGATGAAGAACGACGATTGcgaacgtcgtcgtcgtcgcgacgatCGGCGTCGACGTGATAAGTGGATTTTTGTCGGGATCGTCGCCGAGcggacgacgaggacgacggcGGCAACGGCGGCAGGAACGTCGATGCCACATCGGCGATATTGACGAGCGGCGACGTTTTCGTGTTTGGTGAGTGTTGGTGGTGATGATCGTCGATCCGTGGATGATAGTTTTTAGCAGTGTCGGAGGTAGCGGTTTGGGAATCAAAGAGACTCGAATTAGCGTTACCGGGGCGGGGTGCTCGGTTACGGGGCCTACGCGGATCGCACGGGCCAAATCCGCAGTTCTCGCTGCACTGGCTCTCACTCTCCATCGAATACTCATAGTACTCGAGAGTGTCGCTGATCGCTACGTTCCTTTTACTACTTCCCTGCGGTTGCTGATGCGTTTGCTCctgcggctgctgctgctggtgcTGATGTTGCTGCTGTTCATACTGGTATTCGCGCTGCCGCTGCTGTTGACGCTGTTGCTGATACTGCTGACTCGGCGGATGCCGCTGCTGTTGATGGAGCTGCTGCTGACGCTGCTTCTTCTCGAGCATTTCAAGATCCCTAGCTTCCGGACAGCTGCTGTTTCGCCTACGATATCTATGCTTCTCTAACGATGAACGTCGAGTATCGTCACTCTTTCGCGATAACGATCCCGACCTACCTAACTCCGAGGAGGACAGTACTAGCTCACGACACTCCGGGCAACTACTCTTACGTCTAGTGCGCGACACGTGTCGCGCATCACAACGCTGCGACCCTGATCTAACTAGCCCGCGTGAATAACTGCGATTCTGATATCGGTCCTCGTGATCGTAGCTTGCATCTAAGTAGCTACCACGGTCTCGTTCCGCGTAAAAGAAGCTCGATCTAACGTTGTCGTTCGCTTTAAAATCCGCCACGTAGTTCGAAGTACGACGGAAATAATCGGCCCCGACTACCGTCTCCATTGAACCGAACTCCTCGTCAGAGtccaacaaaatattaaacgtcCTATCATCGTTTTCACGCGAGCGGTACATTCGTAGATCTCTGCTCTCGGGACAACTGGTGTTTCGCCTGCGGCGGTACATGTGTCTCGCGCGATCCGCAACCAATCTTTTCAGCTCCTCGTCTGAGTGTAGAGTCGGCGTGGATTCCGTTCGTTGAAGCGTCATCGGTCTCTTGCTCTCTGTTAAACTCGACTGAACGCCAGACATGTCTCTAGCCCGCAGATTCTCGCCTGCCTCTTTGCTACTTCTTCTACTTTTTCGTCTTCGTCTTCGCGGTATAAATTCATCCTCATACGTTTCCTTACAGATACTTGCGACGGATGTTGCTTGATACTCGTAGTCATCGGATGGCCGAAAACTTATATAATCACTCGTCGTAAGCTTTCTGTCATTATCGTTAAAGTATGCGTAAGATTTTCCCTGAACGGTACGTTTTGTTGCGTCGTTAAAATAATCGCCTTTGCGCGCTAATCCGCCAATTCTTAAGGCAGAAGATTCTTcgtctaaataattaaactgcTCCCGGTCAATAAATCCTTCGTCGTAATCAACGTCCCAACTTCCACGATCTTTGTACCCATCCTCTTGATAAGAACGATTAATTGCTCCACGAGACTGAAACACACTTTTTTTCGACATCAATTTGTCCATGCTAGTAACGTCATAAATTTTCGTGGAGGATCTCGCGAGAATATCGCGGTCGTAATTTTTACTGGACGAAAGAACTTCATCAAAACTGCAATAGATATTATCAATCGAATTGCGAAAATCATTATCTACAATCTTGGCCGTTGTCTCCGAAGATATATCTCTAATATATGAAGAATCGTGATTCAAGTAACTTCCATCTATGTACTTTTTCTTACTAGTGTCATCTTTGTCTAAAATATTTCTGAGATTAACTCGATCGTTAGTGTTATAAATATCGTTGTTGTCCGTTAAACGAGAACTATATGAGGTTTGATAATCATCAGTTTCGATCTCTTGCTTCTCGAAACTCGATAAGTAAATCTCCGTCTCGCCGCAGCTGAGTTCTGAATCATATCCGTAAAATGGCTTGTGTTCCTGATCGAGGAGAAAATCGTAATTCGTCTCTTTACTCGTGAGACTCGTAGGCACTTTATCATCACCGTTAGAATCGTAGTAAGACTTGCTTTGATCGTCCAACGCCGGTATCTTGTCGCCGTATCCGGCGTCGCTGAGAGAAAGATTCCGCTTGAGCTTTCTTCTGGCCGTCCTGAGACTGTCGTCGCTGAATATGTTGCTCGAAATGCTCTCGTACTCGAAACTCTTGGCTCGGCGCGATAGCAGACCAACGGCCCCTGGCCTAGTACCGAAACGATCACCGTATGTATCGTGCATCACGTCGTAATCGAAACTCCTAGTCTTAGCGGGCAAAAAAGACCTACACGAATGCAATCTACCGTCTATGCTCTTAATATCGAGAATGTCGGAAAGGTCAATTCTAGTTGTCGATGTCGCTGTCGatgtcatcgtcatcgtcatcgtcatcttCGCTTTCGTTCTCATAGAATAATCGCGTTTACGCAACAACATATCAAATTCTTTCGCGAAACACGACGCCGGATATTTGGAACGTAACTTTTTTACAAAACGATTGTTTAAATCAACCCGGAAACAATTCTCGACGTATGTCGCCGGTATACGATTCTTAGCGCTACTAGCTACGAGTTTCTTTGGCTTCTGTATGTACCCCTCGGAAACGCTGTACTCGCTGGTCTCGGAGTTATAATACCTCAGCACGTTCTCGTCGACGGTCTGCGATCTCGTAAATGGCGTACACATCTTTTTGTACAATGAGCGTACCACTGCGGACTTGCTCCGTACGAAGGGATATAATATGGAACACTTGCTAGGGTTGCTTTTGAGTTTGGTGGGACATTGACATTCGCTGTAAGGTATCCTAATATTGTGCCTGCGCCTATTGCGCCTATGGAGTAAAGGTAAGGGGGATATGGCACCGGgtattaaaacgtttttaacTGTAAGTctgcaaacaattttttttcatatacaaaattttgtgtttttgcctttctttctctctctctctctctctccctctctttctttctttctctctttcatccAATCTTCCATTTCCAATTGATAGATCACATATTGGTCACTAACATTGATCTCAAAATCTAACTGTCCATTCGCCGAGAACAACGGGTCGGCATTTCAGAAGAGACACGCGGCGATCGATGTACTTTGCAATGCGTGTTTTCTTTTCTATGACACAACGTGATTAATGCccgatttttttgtttatagaTAAGTTTATCTTCCACCTTAATTATATGTCAATGTTTGTTTACATTTAAAGTTAGACAAAGATGTATGGatattttatctgaaaaataattattgaaagatttaaaaaaatcgggCATAAAACTATCTAACTGTTAGACTAACGCTACATTCTGATCTCTGCTCTCTTAAAATGGGATACTAATTAAATGAACATTGACATGGTGCATAGGAAGTGCAATCTAATcgctttataaaaaaaaaaaaaaaaaaaaaacgaaagaaatatctaaaaatattggAAAACTTGACACATATGCAAGCAGGATGTGAAATTGTACAACTACgggttatttatttaaatgacaatGTCCATTTAATccagagattttattttactcgaaAAGTTGAGCCGATGAGTGTGTGTTCGAAAGATGGATTCTAATGTATTTTGACACGAAAAACGCGTAACGATATATCATAATATTGCAGCAACGTTTATCATAACCACACTCGATGCTCTGATTCTGCTTTCTAAAAAGGTATTCTCATAAATTTGCGTTGCTTTGCACATTGATCGCAACGCGAAGTGATCCacgttattgtaaaatattctaaatttatttaattatgaaactATACTCACATTAATCTCGATCCACGTGGCCGTTCCGATTGCGTACTAAAGGCACTGCTCGTTACCGAAACTATGCTCTCCATGTCAGAATCTCCAAGGTCGCCTAGTACATCTTTATCAGGACTCAAATGTCCCCTCCTTGGTCTGTGTAATCTATGAGCGTGACTATGTGACAACGATAGTGGATCATGTCCAATTGAAGGAAGATCCGAGTCCGAAAGACCACTATAATGTCTTTCCCAACCTggaagttaataaattaaaatataataacaaaacGATTTTTAAGGCACGCATATATTACacaaaaaagtattaaattttttaatggaaaactCACCTCCCATGCCCGTACTCCTATATATCGACGGTCTGTTTCGATGCCTCATAAATCTTGCTCGTTCTTCAAAATCTTGCGCGACCCTTTCCTTCAAAGCTGCTGGGATTTGAGGTAGCTGACGTTTCTTCGGCGATCCAGTAGGTGTGGCAGTCGCCGATCTCGAGCCAAATCTAAATAAGTGCGATGCAAGTTTAGTTTCAaacaaataatacaaataatgcCAAAGAATTTTTCGGTGACACTTTACCTCGTCGTATGAACATATGCATGTGAAAACGGAATGGACCTATGTTCTGGTGGAGACAAAGAACGATGACCGGTGGGACTCTGAGACCGTCCTCGGTATCTGACACTCGATGAGTCCATAGGTGCCGCGCTATGCGACCTATGACCCATCATTCCCCGATGGATCTCGTCCTGCGAAACGTagttaataatgtataaaaatacacTTTGATAAatgttatatgtatagtatatttaataacaatatttcatAAGGCAATaagcatataaaattattatttttattcatatattaattaaatatttttgcaagctgagtttttttcttaactaaaattattaatcaaagcACGCACGTGCAAATCAAGATTAAAGACAAATGTATCTGAAACATTTACCTTACGATATGTCTGATAACTCGAGCCGATTGAAGCAGGTTGATCACGAGAGATCATTAGAGCTGCCCTTTTGCGTCCCTGAGGTGACATATCTCTTCGACTTCGATGTTCGCCGTCGATGCAGAGTTCCCTCTCCGGCGGCGGGCTAGAATAGTGGCTGCTCCAGCATGcgttcatttttttatcaatcagTGAATGTTGCGTGCCTTATTACTTAAATGAGGCGAGTGCTGTGATCTCGCGCTAAAATGCATGCGGCCAGGATGATAAGAaagcatataaaatatgtttaatttcgGAGCGAGAATGAATTACGCAATGTCAAAAACAGAGCCAAAAACGCTCAAATAAGAGTAAAATCCGTAAAGTTTTTCATTAACGTTATCTTCCATACTTtcatcatatttaatattttggcATAAAATACAACCGTAAACTCAATTTGATTTCTGAGATCATAAACTGCAAATGCATATCTCCTAATTTGGCACAAAGCAGCTCCAAGTTATTCGGCAATGCAGTCGAACAGTCTCATATAGTCCTTGATCGCGAGGCTCTTCGTTGCCAAAAATGAGGGTAcgcgcgatagaaaaaaaaaagtgactagtcataaattataaatatgtcaCGTAAGTGCGTTCGATGAATGCCAAGTGCATCATATATTATACCTTGAAAAGAACAAGCGtgcaaaatatgtaaaataaaatattcaatataattcCGACTGTCTTTGGcaacaaaaagtaattaatcgattaataaGTCACGAAATCGGATTAATTGCAATCCGAGCGTCGAAAAACTCAATCCACCCCAACCGATGTACTGCAATGCACTAAGCATTCTAGAAGCCATGTCTTGTCGCATCTAatataatatgcatatatgcCAGAAGCAATGTCAGCATGACGTCTAAAGTGCCTACATGGATGGCGATTCACTAAATATTCGCATTTAACGTCTCGTTGTTTATTTCGCtaaattttcagattttaataaagaaaaaaaaaaaaaaaaaacaaaggatAGAAAGTGTCTCGAAAATTTTGTGACATCGAAACGTTGTGCGTTGCAATATTCACGGACTTGTATGAAGTATATCGCGCATGAAGAAAGACAAAGGCTTCCGTTTCATCGTAAAGTTTTCCGTCGCCGATGATGGTTACATCACAGtcagttttttcttttgccgaaaaaaaaggaacattttctttcttccctcccATTCacttttaaaagtaatatctttgtaaaataaagtttctcGTGCTTTTCTTGACcgttcttaaattaaattaattatgtaatcaCGTCAGTACacgtctctctcttcctctctttccccGGCCTCCGTTCTCCAATTCGTTATCTCATCCCTATTACATCTCGTACTTGAAATGACGCTGATACGACTAACTGACTGATCTACGCGCAATAAATCCTAGCGGTGAGAATGCAAGACGTGTGACTGCGTGATtcgtgaaagaagaaaagatataaattgtAATGGCCGTACCGCTTATAATTTGACGGCATATTATGAaacctaaaaaataaatcacaaagaacacgattaaaattaagattagACGGTGGAACGCAGTCGCGGTTGACGCGTCATCATCTAAAAGTTCTTATCtcttcataaattatatattttaatgtttggTTCAATATCGCAATTTTTAACTAACAAACATATCAACAATAtgttagaaaaattagaaatttgtGTAATTACGTCTACTATATGTTTGCAcagaataataaaactattttatccAAAGACACGCATTATCCGTAGTGTGTTAATACCGGCAATTCGATATGATAATGatgtatattaatgtaattaacaaATCAtcttatttaaacaatatttaagCTTATTAAACTTAAACTGGATATCCGTCACTTtcaaagcaaataaaaatgtttaaattttttgaaggAAGCTTTTACAGACTAATGTTCACTCGAGAATAAAAGCATCCGTTTTGTAGAACAAACGAAGCGGTATAAAAGAAGTGCAGAGCCGAAATATCTCACGGCTTATCCCCATCTCTGTCACTTCACCTGCCAAGCCTATCGAAGATGGCCTACGTGTTCATTAAATCTACTACATTGATTCAATTTGCCACGTGTACCGtcccgataaaaaaaaaaattacagacgAGCTACTTTTAAAGCGAGAGCAGGACGCGTCGTTAAAccaatttcgttaaaaatttcaagtatacagaaattataaatatcacgCGTATTACCAATTTTATTACCCTATAAATTCCATTGCtatttaatcataaataattcaaCGTTCACATTACAGAAGTTTCACATGTTTCACATTTTCAAAgctgaattatttattgaaattgcagacatatttaatttccatttttgaGACCAATTAACTTAGCAGCAATTTCATGTGATTTAAAATAGGCTTATCAAAGACACTTAACACTACAGGCGCAGTAATCTTTTCTTTTGACAGgcactattattttttctgtaTACACTAACAATTAGTGGAAATTCAGAAACTCTGAcacaatcaaaattttttttaacgttaaaataacaattaaatatcgttcaaatattaatataaatttgtgtTTAGGATCGACTTCCGGCACTAGCAACGGTCGCCAACCAACTGCTATGTCAATTGGCTAGTTGCCCAGTTTTATAACATGGCTTTtaccctctctctttctttcaattGATCTTTTCCGtttgcacaatttttttttgtcaaactTCCGTTTACAACTGTTCGTTTTATACACTCCTACTTGTCTCTATGTTTCCACTACGTTTGACTTACACTTTAGTCGCATAAGAAAGAATAtccaaatttaattactgaaAATCGGCTCGctttcaaaatttaatgcaaaattttttaactgctaaaaaaataatataccaACGATAAATCACGATATAAGAGTAATTGTTATACAAcagtaataatagtaattgCAAGATTCTAAACTGAAACCTAAATCGTGAGTAATAACtctaataaaatagtaatataattcCTATCTATCAAATACGCTGCAGTTATAATACGTGTTTGAataactattattaataatgtgtaaaatattaatttcattccTGGCAATAAAcgtttgcataaatttttatttttgagcGATTTCAATATACCTCTTTTTGTTAGATCGAAAGACTTATATACaccataaaaattttaagagatGGCCTTACCTAGAGGAACTGCCGATACTGCTTATGCTGGCACCGTCAGCTGTTCTTCTCTGTTCTCTCGACACGTCACAATCCGTAATGTCGCACTCCGAAGTGTCGGAGTCACTTAATCTCGACGTGGTCGACGGTGGACTGAGATGACAATCCATCACGTCATCGGAATCTTGGTAATGcctaaagagaaaaaaaaattaattatctcgtgGATAAAGACTgtcgtaatataaaatttatttctgtcaTATAGAGATCTACCTATCCctaagaattttataatatggGGTAGAACATCCTGcatatttctctttgtttcaAAATGCAGCTCAAGAAATAACCCGTCATCATTAACGTTACGTCATTTTACGCAAAGCAGAGTATAACATGAGAACATTGTCAAATATTTCGCAAGAGATTCGTATTGATGCAAGGTATTAATTTGATCGCTTTTAGCATTGGAACTACCAGGATCCACGAGTGCAAATCATACCTGACATGCCGGTGTTCTCCGTGAGCGGTCAGAGAATGCCATTCTGGTTCCTCGTCCAGGGGACATACTGCCAATTCCAGGACAGCCTCGCCGAGAAAATCGTTCGCTTCGTACCTAGCGTAGTCCCAAACCGAAATCTCCAGTGCTCTCTTTCTCAACTCTGAACGTCTGACTCCATTATAAACGAAACTTTGATTCCATCTGGGGTCGTTCGTGTTCGCTACAGTCTTTGTACGACGTTTCGATTTTTCGCTGTAGTAATATTtacgataatatataaattttcaaagcaCTTGGAAGATTAgcagataattaaattaaaacaagtcTAGCAAATCGAGCGgtagttatttaaaaaaaaagcggcaGAAGCAAAGTTGtacatgtaatattatttcaattttttaaaattcttttaaattaaatcaagtaaTTCATACGTGATTgacagaaaattttaaaaattgcttaaaagaagaggaaaaagttTATCATTGAAAGTCAAGCATGTTTGTATCGCTTACCTTTTGTCAGGAAGCAGAAAAACTTTGGCGTAAGGGTTTCTAGGTTGACCGTTGCTCTTTGGTGTAAGCCCAGCGGCGCATATTATCGTGACGATCAACTGAAGTCCCACGGGATCGAAGCCCAGCTTCACCTGGATACTGCCACCCACGTTCGCATTTCCGGTCGGATGTCTGGAGTGTCGACCACGTCCTTGGGCGTGCAGGTCCGGGGAGCCCGGCGACGTCACTAAAACCGAGGGTTTCTCACGCCTCGCGTCGTACAATTCTGCAAGTGATTGTGCAGCTTCGACTAGGATATTATTTGTTTTCGTATCTGCGATCTTGCAGCGATTCACGAGGAAAGATGATACGCGAGTTTCGTCACT is a window from the Cardiocondyla obscurior isolate alpha-2009 linkage group LG01, Cobs3.1, whole genome shotgun sequence genome containing:
- the Rim gene encoding uncharacterized protein Rim isoform X1, with translation MAELPQTPDMSHLTPEERRIIEGVLMRQKEEEEQDHEIMRRKQDEVQILEETIRMRSEKHKKAGIELNATCHICLKTKFADGVGHICNYCDIRCCARCGGKVTLRSSKVIWVCILCRKKQELLSKTGQWMTKTGLGAVDSALVRQMQEDLQVGGHQGLADQTRDKRPKLERAHSAAEKENLPLLQRSGNCPLRRQYSQQEQISGRRMSTSDSGVEMSVSPHARTLPTPHVVSSYPVQQTPRHPAVYPDDDPNLYRGELDGLMRQHPPNYQRQRSFQDQDPDIGMTYSQTPIEIGSIRAAVHPSQQHSLHQTQVGRPVQSVSTVSVTQQRSFSSSEEERSTPECASDEPDESEKGKGYYPHAGGPKSMSSGGCRHNRSHNGHHVSEVDMTAVDHNGHHPSREPRKEESTLVRRSFRRCGGDWRTDSRRFTERREKKTVRFDGGTNVGDPQEDEWSWEADRQGSQDSATKDSGIDTSSTFTSSEDSNRGDLPKHPLSWQVSEDGQKIIGHMVLRKSAGSGSCSSILGLKVVGGKLLEDGSMGALIEKVKKGSTADVEGQLRPGDEVIAWNGRSLQGKSFREVYNIIAESRLEPQIELVVERKLSSTTTGMTPAGPGPSTPMASRRIVAQSQWKQKHETISGPPTPHHKGLKKCLLWELYDARREKPSVLVTSPGSPDLHAQGRGRHSRHPTGNANVGGSIQVKLGFDPVGLQLIVTIICAAGLTPKSNGQPRNPYAKVFLLPDKSEKSKRRTKTVANTNDPRWNQSFVYNGVRRSELRKRALEISVWDYARYEANDFLGEAVLELAVCPLDEEPEWHSLTAHGEHRHVRHYQDSDDVMDCHLSPPSTTSRLSDSDTSECDITDCDVSREQRRTADGASISSIGSSSRFHNMPSNYKRPPPERELCIDGEHRSRRDMSPQGRKRAALMISRDQPASIGSSYQTYRKDEIHRGMMGHRSHSAAPMDSSSVRYRGRSQSPTGHRSLSPPEHRSIPFSHAYVHTTRFGSRSATATPTGSPKKRQLPQIPAALKERVAQDFEERARFMRHRNRPSIYRSTGMGGWERHYSGLSDSDLPSIGHDPLSLSHSHAHRLHRPRRGHLSPDKDVLGDLGDSDMESIVSVTSSAFSTQSERPRGSRLMPGAVGLLSRRAKSFEYESISSNIFSDDSLRTARRKLKRNLSLSDAGYGDKIPALDDQSKSYYDSNGDDKVPTSLTSKETNYDFLLDQEHKPFYGYDSELSCGETEIYLSSFEKQEIETDDYQTSYSSRLTDNNDIYNTNDRVNLRNILDKDDTSKKKYIDGSYLNHDSSYIRDISSETTAKIVDNDFRNSIDNIYCSFDEVLSSSKNYDRDILARSSTKIYDVTSMDKLMSKKSVFQSRGAINRSYQEDGYKDRGSWDVDYDEGFIDREQFNYLDEESSALRIGGLARKGDYFNDATKRTVQGKSYAYFNDNDRKLTTSDYISFRPSDDYEYQATSVASICKETYEDEFIPRRRRRKSRRSSKEAGENLRARDMSGVQSSLTESKRPMTLQRTESTPTLHSDEELKRLVADRARHMYRRRRNTSCPESRDLRMYRSRENDDRTFNILLDSDEEFGSMETVVGADYFRRTSNYVADFKANDNVRSSFFYAERDRGSYLDASYDHEDRYQNRSYSRGLVRSGSQRCDARHVSRTRRKSSCPECRELVLSSSELGRSGSLSRKSDDTRRSSLEKHRYRRRNSSCPEARDLEMLEKKQRQQQLHQQQRHPPSQQYQQQRQQQRQREYQYEQQQHQHQQQQPQEQTHQQPQGSSKRNVAISDTLEYYEYSMESESQCSENCGFGPCDPRRPRNRAPRPGNANSSLFDSQTATSDTAKNYHPRIDDHHHQHSPNTKTSPLVNIADVASTFLPPLPPSSSSSARRRSRQKSTYHVDADRRDDDDVRNRRSSSMPESSEYTSQSSSYEKTSSRRQVTDNGHDDKRSQFTRSLSNADVPQDEKDTGSFSDTAIPGLNVEDAARRGRKSSPGSKSGSGSSSGSAVQYQGGLSKKSNSTSQLSATECGGAIIGIGGSAGAVARCAGLTSRKRNSTPSSIQRSEEIMPVYQRFDSKQAGSAADIAGSLNSISSSEGSSWSPSLRMAGDEQLRDFIADFGPGQVVGRQALGARCLGEIQLSLSTTKGYLEVEVIRAKDLKAKQGSKIIPAPYVKLYLVNGKRCIEKAKTTTARKTLDPFYQQVLTFKEDCKGCILQVTVWGDYGRIEGKKVFMGIAQIELKQLELSHIVFGWYKLFDTQSLVSGAPSLALSRRSSVTSLDSFKT